One stretch of Zingiber officinale cultivar Zhangliang chromosome 6B, Zo_v1.1, whole genome shotgun sequence DNA includes these proteins:
- the LOC121993221 gene encoding pentatricopeptide repeat-containing protein At1g03100, mitochondrial-like isoform X1 — protein MLSLKRFNFLSSPCSTQAVLSLLSGFHCKVTDTSVYGSLAPLIGETNKLLVYCTESKMEAIRFTTWDDPCYKRFCTMADTHEPSRLALELEQAVDEQRFEDAWIAYEKHVWMVGLPRKSVLSKLIVCFTESFNIHWLNKAHRVVELAFAESRPDLLEKDVLIYLAFILSRSQLSILATNIVRKLVKMEAFPPITAWLGIIGHMCQTSTGTLLAAELIMEIGYLFKDNGVDPRNAVAFNIILTGCILFGTTRKAEQLLELMPMIGMKPNLNLLIVMAQIYEKNGRRDELIKLKRHVDESIGLRDVEFLQFYNCLLSCLLKFKDFDSAVGMVLDMLGKAKEVRGSLASPKSLLQIVEAASSFRYENPGHEKLSLDKFNLIENLAPLYFDFTKDQSFSRLEAEAKESLNLLSEKLQAKVELVKSEQGILQPTEKMYAKLVNSLLEADKISGLASFLIKASKEGAPVFLEKSAAVQVINSCISNGLLKQAHELLDEMRFSGIRVGSSMYSSLLKAYCKINRHAEALTLLNDARQAGIQLDSSCFDALIQSWTHQDNSGDALHIFKEMKKSNISRSTHGSFETLVEGCTRGGEAGQMVKLLEEIKDIQNVDSGIHDWNSVIHFFCKKRLIGDAQKALNKMKALGHMPNAQTYHSLVTAYAAIGGKYSEVTDLWGEMKILANSKLMKFDQELLDSLLYCFVRGGFFVRAMEVVEVMERDQMFVDKYKYRSLWLKYHRTLYKGKAPKVQTQAQLKRRESTLAFKKWIALT, from the coding sequence ATGCTTTCTTTAAAGAGATTTAACTTTCTTTCTTCACCATGTTCAACCCAAGCTGTCCTTTCATTGCTTTCTGGATTTCACTGCAAAGTGACAGATACTTCTGTGTATGGGTCACTGGCTCCATTAATTGGCGAGACCAATAAGCTGTTAGTTTATTGCACTGAAAGCAAGATGGAGGCAATCAGATTCACGACTTGGGACGACCCTTGTTATAAACGATTCTGTACAATGGCTGATACTCATGAACCATCTCGATTAGCGTTGGAGCTAGAACAGGCAGTCGATGAGCAAAGATTTGAGGATGCATGGATTGCATATGAGAAGCATGTGTGGATGGTTGGTCTCCCTAGGAAATCAGTCTTGAGTAAGCTTATAGTTTGTTTTACTGAGAGCTTTAATATCCATTGGCTAAACAAAGCACACCGTGTAGTTGAACTGGCTTTTGCAGAAAGTAGGCCTGATTTATTGGAGAAAGATGTGCTTATTTACCTTGCTTTCATCCTTTCAAGGTCACAGCTGTCTATTCTTGCAACAAACATTGTCAGAAAGTTGGTAAAGATGGAAGCTTTCCCTCCAATAACAGCTTGGTTGGGTATCATTGGCCATATGTGCCAAACATCAACTGGTACTTTGCTTGCTGCTGAGTTAATTATGGAGATTGGATATCTGTTCAAAGATAATGGGGTTGATCCTCGTAATGCTGTTGCCTTTAACATAATTTTGACTGGATGCATCCTTTTCGGAACTACTAGAAAGGCCGAGCAGCTTCTTGAACTAATGCCAATGATTGGGATGAAGCCTAATTTAAACTTGCTTATTGTGATGGCTCAGATATACGAGAAGAATGGGCGTAGAGATGAACTAATAAAACTAAAGAGGCATGTTGATGAGTCCATTGGTCTTCGCGATGTGGAATTTCTACAGTTCTATAATTGCTTACTTTCCTGTCTTTTGAAGTTTAAGGATTTCGATTCAGCTGTGGGCATGGTTCTGGACATGCTTGGAAAAGCTAAGGAAGTGAGAGGGTCCTTGGCTTCTCCAAAGTCATTGTTGCAAATTGTTGAAGCTGCAAGTTCATTTCGTTATGAAAACCCAGGACATGAAAAATTGAGTTTGGACAAATTCAATTTGATCGAGAACCTGGCTCCACTTTATTTTGATTTCACCAAGGATCAAAGTTTTTCCAGGCTTGAAGCTGAGGCCAAAGAATCACTTAATTTGCTTTCAGAAAAGTTACAGGCTAAGGTTGAACTTGTTAAATCTGAACAGGGCATTCTTCAGCCTACAGAGAAAATGTATGCTAAACTTGTAAATTCTTTGCTTGAAGCTGACAAAATTAGTGGATTGGCGTCTTTTCTAatcaaagcaagcaaggaaggtGCCCCTGTTTTTCTTGAAAAATCTGCTGCTGTTCAAGTAATAAATTCTTGCATTTCAAATGGTTTACTAAAACAGGCACATGAGCTACTGGATGAGATGAGATTTTCTGGAATTAGAGTAGGCTCTTCTATGTATTCTTCTCTCCTAAAAGCTTACTGTAAGATCAATCGACATGCTGAAGCACTGACACTTCTAAATGATGCCCGTCAAGCAGGAATTCAACTTGATTCAAGCTGCTTTGATGCTCTAATCCAATCATGGACACATCAGGATAACTCGGGTGATGCTTTGCACATATTTAAGGAGATGAAAAAGTCCAACATTTCAAGATCCACCCATGGGAGTTTTGAAACTTTGGTTGAAGGTTGTACCAGAGGTGGTGAAGCAGGCCAGATGGTTAAGCTTTTAGAGGAAATAAAGGACATTCAGAATGTAGACAGTGGTATTCATGATTGGAACAGTGTGATTCATTTTTTCTGCAAGAAAAGGTTGATTGGTGATGCCCAAAAAGCTCTAAACAAGATGAAAGCTTTAGGCCATATGCCAAATGCTCAGACTTACCATTCTTTGGTTACTGCTTATGCTGCAATAGGTGGGAAATATAGTGAAGTAACTGATTTATGGGGTGAAatgaaaattcttgcaaattcaAAGTTGATGAAATTTGACCAAGAGCTATTAGATTCATTACTGTATTGCTTTGTTAGGGGTGGCTTTTTCGTTCGAGCCATGGAAGTCGTCGAGGTGATGGAGCGAGATCAGATGTTCGTAGACAAGTACAAATATAGGTCTCTTTGGTTGAAGTATCATAGGACTTTGTACAAGGGAAAAGCCCCGAAGGTACAGACACAAGCTCAGCTGAAAAGAAGAGAATCAACTTTGGCTTTCAAGAAATGGATTGCCTTAACATAA
- the LOC121993221 gene encoding pentatricopeptide repeat-containing protein At1g03100, mitochondrial-like isoform X2: protein MEAIRFTTWDDPCYKRFCTMADTHEPSRLALELEQAVDEQRFEDAWIAYEKHVWMVGLPRKSVLSKLIVCFTESFNIHWLNKAHRVVELAFAESRPDLLEKDVLIYLAFILSRSQLSILATNIVRKLVKMEAFPPITAWLGIIGHMCQTSTGTLLAAELIMEIGYLFKDNGVDPRNAVAFNIILTGCILFGTTRKAEQLLELMPMIGMKPNLNLLIVMAQIYEKNGRRDELIKLKRHVDESIGLRDVEFLQFYNCLLSCLLKFKDFDSAVGMVLDMLGKAKEVRGSLASPKSLLQIVEAASSFRYENPGHEKLSLDKFNLIENLAPLYFDFTKDQSFSRLEAEAKESLNLLSEKLQAKVELVKSEQGILQPTEKMYAKLVNSLLEADKISGLASFLIKASKEGAPVFLEKSAAVQVINSCISNGLLKQAHELLDEMRFSGIRVGSSMYSSLLKAYCKINRHAEALTLLNDARQAGIQLDSSCFDALIQSWTHQDNSGDALHIFKEMKKSNISRSTHGSFETLVEGCTRGGEAGQMVKLLEEIKDIQNVDSGIHDWNSVIHFFCKKRLIGDAQKALNKMKALGHMPNAQTYHSLVTAYAAIGGKYSEVTDLWGEMKILANSKLMKFDQELLDSLLYCFVRGGFFVRAMEVVEVMERDQMFVDKYKYRSLWLKYHRTLYKGKAPKVQTQAQLKRRESTLAFKKWIALT from the coding sequence ATGGAGGCAATCAGATTCACGACTTGGGACGACCCTTGTTATAAACGATTCTGTACAATGGCTGATACTCATGAACCATCTCGATTAGCGTTGGAGCTAGAACAGGCAGTCGATGAGCAAAGATTTGAGGATGCATGGATTGCATATGAGAAGCATGTGTGGATGGTTGGTCTCCCTAGGAAATCAGTCTTGAGTAAGCTTATAGTTTGTTTTACTGAGAGCTTTAATATCCATTGGCTAAACAAAGCACACCGTGTAGTTGAACTGGCTTTTGCAGAAAGTAGGCCTGATTTATTGGAGAAAGATGTGCTTATTTACCTTGCTTTCATCCTTTCAAGGTCACAGCTGTCTATTCTTGCAACAAACATTGTCAGAAAGTTGGTAAAGATGGAAGCTTTCCCTCCAATAACAGCTTGGTTGGGTATCATTGGCCATATGTGCCAAACATCAACTGGTACTTTGCTTGCTGCTGAGTTAATTATGGAGATTGGATATCTGTTCAAAGATAATGGGGTTGATCCTCGTAATGCTGTTGCCTTTAACATAATTTTGACTGGATGCATCCTTTTCGGAACTACTAGAAAGGCCGAGCAGCTTCTTGAACTAATGCCAATGATTGGGATGAAGCCTAATTTAAACTTGCTTATTGTGATGGCTCAGATATACGAGAAGAATGGGCGTAGAGATGAACTAATAAAACTAAAGAGGCATGTTGATGAGTCCATTGGTCTTCGCGATGTGGAATTTCTACAGTTCTATAATTGCTTACTTTCCTGTCTTTTGAAGTTTAAGGATTTCGATTCAGCTGTGGGCATGGTTCTGGACATGCTTGGAAAAGCTAAGGAAGTGAGAGGGTCCTTGGCTTCTCCAAAGTCATTGTTGCAAATTGTTGAAGCTGCAAGTTCATTTCGTTATGAAAACCCAGGACATGAAAAATTGAGTTTGGACAAATTCAATTTGATCGAGAACCTGGCTCCACTTTATTTTGATTTCACCAAGGATCAAAGTTTTTCCAGGCTTGAAGCTGAGGCCAAAGAATCACTTAATTTGCTTTCAGAAAAGTTACAGGCTAAGGTTGAACTTGTTAAATCTGAACAGGGCATTCTTCAGCCTACAGAGAAAATGTATGCTAAACTTGTAAATTCTTTGCTTGAAGCTGACAAAATTAGTGGATTGGCGTCTTTTCTAatcaaagcaagcaaggaaggtGCCCCTGTTTTTCTTGAAAAATCTGCTGCTGTTCAAGTAATAAATTCTTGCATTTCAAATGGTTTACTAAAACAGGCACATGAGCTACTGGATGAGATGAGATTTTCTGGAATTAGAGTAGGCTCTTCTATGTATTCTTCTCTCCTAAAAGCTTACTGTAAGATCAATCGACATGCTGAAGCACTGACACTTCTAAATGATGCCCGTCAAGCAGGAATTCAACTTGATTCAAGCTGCTTTGATGCTCTAATCCAATCATGGACACATCAGGATAACTCGGGTGATGCTTTGCACATATTTAAGGAGATGAAAAAGTCCAACATTTCAAGATCCACCCATGGGAGTTTTGAAACTTTGGTTGAAGGTTGTACCAGAGGTGGTGAAGCAGGCCAGATGGTTAAGCTTTTAGAGGAAATAAAGGACATTCAGAATGTAGACAGTGGTATTCATGATTGGAACAGTGTGATTCATTTTTTCTGCAAGAAAAGGTTGATTGGTGATGCCCAAAAAGCTCTAAACAAGATGAAAGCTTTAGGCCATATGCCAAATGCTCAGACTTACCATTCTTTGGTTACTGCTTATGCTGCAATAGGTGGGAAATATAGTGAAGTAACTGATTTATGGGGTGAAatgaaaattcttgcaaattcaAAGTTGATGAAATTTGACCAAGAGCTATTAGATTCATTACTGTATTGCTTTGTTAGGGGTGGCTTTTTCGTTCGAGCCATGGAAGTCGTCGAGGTGATGGAGCGAGATCAGATGTTCGTAGACAAGTACAAATATAGGTCTCTTTGGTTGAAGTATCATAGGACTTTGTACAAGGGAAAAGCCCCGAAGGTACAGACACAAGCTCAGCTGAAAAGAAGAGAATCAACTTTGGCTTTCAAGAAATGGATTGCCTTAACATAA
- the LOC121993221 gene encoding pentatricopeptide repeat-containing protein At1g03100, mitochondrial-like isoform X3 — MLSLKRFNFLSSPCSTQAVLSLLSGFHCKVTDTSVYGSLAPLIGETNKLLVYCTESKMEAIRFTTWDDPCYKRFCTMADTHEPSRLALELEQAVDEQRFEDAWIAYEKHVWMVGLPRKSVLSKLIVCFTESFNIHWLNKAHRVVELAFAESRPDLLEKDVLIYLAFILSRSQLSILATNIVRKLVKMEAFPPITAWLGIIGHMCQTSTGTLLAAELIMEIGYLFKDNGVDPRNAVAFNIILTGCILFGTTRKAEQLLELMPMIGMKPNLNLLIVMAQIYEKNGRRDELIKLKRHVDESIGLRDVEFLQFYNCLLSCLLKFKDFDSAVGMVLDMLGKAKEVRGSLASPKSLLQIVEAASSFRYENPGHEKLSLDKFNLIENLAPLYFDFTKDQSFSRLEAEAKESLNLLSEKLQAKVELVKSEQGILQPTEKMYAKLVNSLLEADKISGLASFLIKASKEGAPVFLEKSAAVQVINSCISNGLLKQAHELLDEMRFSGIRVGSSMYSSLLKAYCKINRHAEALTLLNDARQAGIQLDSSCFDALIQSWTHQDNSGDALHIFKEMKKSNISRSTHGSFETLVEGCTRGGEAGQMVKLLEEIKDIQNVDSGIHDWNSVIHFFCKKRLIGDAQKALNKMKALGHMPNAQTYHSLVTAYAAIGVAFSFEPWKSSR; from the exons ATGCTTTCTTTAAAGAGATTTAACTTTCTTTCTTCACCATGTTCAACCCAAGCTGTCCTTTCATTGCTTTCTGGATTTCACTGCAAAGTGACAGATACTTCTGTGTATGGGTCACTGGCTCCATTAATTGGCGAGACCAATAAGCTGTTAGTTTATTGCACTGAAAGCAAGATGGAGGCAATCAGATTCACGACTTGGGACGACCCTTGTTATAAACGATTCTGTACAATGGCTGATACTCATGAACCATCTCGATTAGCGTTGGAGCTAGAACAGGCAGTCGATGAGCAAAGATTTGAGGATGCATGGATTGCATATGAGAAGCATGTGTGGATGGTTGGTCTCCCTAGGAAATCAGTCTTGAGTAAGCTTATAGTTTGTTTTACTGAGAGCTTTAATATCCATTGGCTAAACAAAGCACACCGTGTAGTTGAACTGGCTTTTGCAGAAAGTAGGCCTGATTTATTGGAGAAAGATGTGCTTATTTACCTTGCTTTCATCCTTTCAAGGTCACAGCTGTCTATTCTTGCAACAAACATTGTCAGAAAGTTGGTAAAGATGGAAGCTTTCCCTCCAATAACAGCTTGGTTGGGTATCATTGGCCATATGTGCCAAACATCAACTGGTACTTTGCTTGCTGCTGAGTTAATTATGGAGATTGGATATCTGTTCAAAGATAATGGGGTTGATCCTCGTAATGCTGTTGCCTTTAACATAATTTTGACTGGATGCATCCTTTTCGGAACTACTAGAAAGGCCGAGCAGCTTCTTGAACTAATGCCAATGATTGGGATGAAGCCTAATTTAAACTTGCTTATTGTGATGGCTCAGATATACGAGAAGAATGGGCGTAGAGATGAACTAATAAAACTAAAGAGGCATGTTGATGAGTCCATTGGTCTTCGCGATGTGGAATTTCTACAGTTCTATAATTGCTTACTTTCCTGTCTTTTGAAGTTTAAGGATTTCGATTCAGCTGTGGGCATGGTTCTGGACATGCTTGGAAAAGCTAAGGAAGTGAGAGGGTCCTTGGCTTCTCCAAAGTCATTGTTGCAAATTGTTGAAGCTGCAAGTTCATTTCGTTATGAAAACCCAGGACATGAAAAATTGAGTTTGGACAAATTCAATTTGATCGAGAACCTGGCTCCACTTTATTTTGATTTCACCAAGGATCAAAGTTTTTCCAGGCTTGAAGCTGAGGCCAAAGAATCACTTAATTTGCTTTCAGAAAAGTTACAGGCTAAGGTTGAACTTGTTAAATCTGAACAGGGCATTCTTCAGCCTACAGAGAAAATGTATGCTAAACTTGTAAATTCTTTGCTTGAAGCTGACAAAATTAGTGGATTGGCGTCTTTTCTAatcaaagcaagcaaggaaggtGCCCCTGTTTTTCTTGAAAAATCTGCTGCTGTTCAAGTAATAAATTCTTGCATTTCAAATGGTTTACTAAAACAGGCACATGAGCTACTGGATGAGATGAGATTTTCTGGAATTAGAGTAGGCTCTTCTATGTATTCTTCTCTCCTAAAAGCTTACTGTAAGATCAATCGACATGCTGAAGCACTGACACTTCTAAATGATGCCCGTCAAGCAGGAATTCAACTTGATTCAAGCTGCTTTGATGCTCTAATCCAATCATGGACACATCAGGATAACTCGGGTGATGCTTTGCACATATTTAAGGAGATGAAAAAGTCCAACATTTCAAGATCCACCCATGGGAGTTTTGAAACTTTGGTTGAAGGTTGTACCAGAGGTGGTGAAGCAGGCCAGATGGTTAAGCTTTTAGAGGAAATAAAGGACATTCAGAATGTAGACAGTGGTATTCATGATTGGAACAGTGTGATTCATTTTTTCTGCAAGAAAAGGTTGATTGGTGATGCCCAAAAAGCTCTAAACAAGATGAAAGCTTTAGGCCATATGCCAAATGCTCAGACTTACCATTCTTTGGTTACTGCTTATGCTGCAATAG GGGTGGCTTTTTCGTTCGAGCCATGGAAGTCGTCGAGGTGA